The following are encoded in a window of Rubellicoccus peritrichatus genomic DNA:
- a CDS encoding DNA-binding transcriptional regulator: protein MPSSSKITRVAILVDTMTTWSRSLIEGILAYNKENEPWHMHLEPQPSRDALLLPKGWSGDGIIARVSSPQVADQLQSLGKPVVNISSIKLEGVDYPRVISSPVSVAQLAYDTFRIRGFNNFGYVGDLSFGFVQTEYQAYQSVIDDAGCKLYCFDLSKNHSIEDWLAALPKPMGIFCWGPSLGHLVIDSCNLINVNVPNDIAVLGANYDKLLSEASYPSQAGILMDSKQIGRTAARMLDDMIHGRPLEKRDWRLEPLGIIEKLSIDTLAVNDDRMSKVMRYLNEHAFEPISVTDVIKHNPMSRRTLERKFRLTFGCSIVDHIRQLRINHARKLLASSDLPITEISEICGFSSYNYLNRIFKMSTGLSPSQYRIQSQLQER from the coding sequence ATGCCCTCAAGCTCCAAAATCACTCGCGTAGCAATTCTGGTTGATACCATGACCACCTGGTCCCGCTCATTGATTGAGGGCATCCTGGCCTACAATAAAGAAAATGAGCCCTGGCACATGCACCTCGAACCACAGCCAAGCCGAGACGCACTTCTGCTTCCAAAAGGCTGGAGCGGCGATGGCATCATTGCACGTGTGTCCAGCCCGCAGGTTGCCGATCAACTCCAATCTTTGGGTAAGCCAGTCGTAAACATTTCTTCGATAAAGTTGGAAGGCGTCGATTACCCTCGGGTAATCAGCTCACCAGTCTCTGTCGCACAGCTCGCCTACGACACGTTTCGCATTCGTGGTTTTAATAACTTCGGCTATGTGGGCGACCTCAGTTTCGGTTTTGTTCAGACCGAATACCAGGCTTATCAATCCGTGATCGACGACGCCGGCTGTAAACTTTACTGCTTTGACCTCAGTAAAAACCATTCCATCGAAGATTGGTTGGCCGCACTGCCCAAGCCGATGGGCATATTCTGCTGGGGGCCCAGCCTTGGGCACCTTGTTATCGATTCGTGCAATTTAATTAACGTCAATGTCCCCAATGACATCGCCGTGCTAGGGGCGAACTACGACAAGCTATTGAGCGAAGCTTCCTACCCCTCACAGGCCGGAATCCTTATGGACTCCAAACAAATCGGCCGTACAGCCGCAAGAATGCTCGACGACATGATACACGGCAGACCATTGGAAAAGCGTGACTGGCGCCTGGAACCACTTGGCATCATAGAAAAACTCTCCATCGACACACTGGCGGTCAACGACGACCGCATGTCCAAAGTCATGCGCTACCTTAACGAACACGCTTTCGAGCCCATATCCGTCACCGATGTGATCAAGCACAATCCCATGTCTCGCCGAACATTAGAACGTAAGTTTCGACTTACTTTCGGCTGCTCGATTGTTGACCATATAAGACAGTTGCGAATCAACCACGCCCGCAAACTTCTCGCTAGTTCCGACCTGCCCATCACAGAGATATCGGAGATCTGCGGCTTTTCCTCCTATAACTATTTGAATCGCATCTTCAAAATGTCGACCGGACTCTCGCCAAGTCAGTACCGCATTCAATCGCAGCTACAGGAGCGATAA
- a CDS encoding sodium:solute symporter family transporter, translating to MSGIDWLVIGLYFVGLLVVGALFARKNTSASEMFVAGRSSPWWLSGISAYMTMFSAGTFVVWGGITYEFGMVGPVICSVYGIAAFLAGRFFAGRWHDTRLSTAAEFVQLRFGKGSFNFYTLYRGLFLSVHGLSLYALAVMLCPLMPLDEGNFLRDPSTGNLSIDWACTILALIVITYTMIGGLWAVLMTDMLQFIVLSACVIVVVPLIVKLGGSAEHIVANSPEGFFLPTAPGFSWYFLVGWMLVNCFQLGAEWHFIQRHLCVPTAKDSRKAMYLFGWLYLITPFLWMAPPLIFRSIDGSADPQESYILACKAVLPAGLIGLMVAAMFSATASSLSSIMNMFAGVLTDDVYCKRIRPNATEAQSVKAGRVFTLLIGVYMLAGALILPRLGNYRDIIILIGSLIGSSVLLPTLWALFSKRVGQGVVWWTLFGGIGVSLIYKFGFQEGGWFEGIPAFAGIMSFVSAHHRECDLLVGVLAPLIILCIAEFSAKVESMEWKRFQKATARLHTDDLPVAITSSRLPLQVLTWSFGLLAVTMLGLIPFSQQDWAALTAMGLVLSALSAGFAFILGKSGGTESIQSAEGEA from the coding sequence ATGAGCGGAATTGATTGGCTAGTTATCGGACTGTACTTCGTGGGACTTCTGGTCGTTGGTGCTTTGTTTGCTCGAAAAAACACCAGCGCTTCAGAAATGTTTGTGGCTGGACGTTCCTCTCCCTGGTGGCTCTCAGGTATTTCAGCTTACATGACAATGTTCTCTGCAGGCACTTTTGTGGTCTGGGGCGGAATTACTTATGAGTTTGGAATGGTGGGGCCGGTCATTTGCTCGGTTTATGGTATCGCTGCATTCCTGGCTGGACGTTTTTTTGCCGGGCGCTGGCATGATACACGACTTTCAACTGCAGCTGAATTTGTTCAGCTTCGATTCGGCAAGGGCTCGTTTAATTTTTATACGCTTTATCGTGGGCTGTTTCTTTCAGTCCATGGCCTCTCGCTCTATGCGCTGGCAGTTATGCTCTGTCCTTTGATGCCTCTAGATGAAGGAAATTTTTTACGCGATCCGTCCACGGGAAATCTCTCGATTGATTGGGCCTGTACGATACTGGCCTTAATTGTAATTACTTATACAATGATTGGTGGTCTCTGGGCAGTGCTGATGACGGATATGCTCCAGTTTATCGTTTTAAGTGCCTGCGTTATTGTCGTGGTTCCTCTGATCGTTAAGCTGGGCGGTAGTGCAGAACACATCGTTGCGAATTCACCCGAAGGATTTTTCCTTCCAACAGCGCCTGGTTTTTCATGGTACTTTCTTGTCGGATGGATGCTGGTAAACTGTTTTCAGCTCGGCGCAGAGTGGCATTTTATTCAACGACACCTGTGCGTGCCTACAGCCAAGGATTCACGCAAAGCGATGTATCTTTTTGGATGGCTTTACCTGATTACGCCGTTCCTCTGGATGGCGCCACCTTTGATTTTTCGGTCGATTGACGGAAGTGCAGATCCGCAGGAGTCATACATTCTGGCATGCAAGGCGGTATTGCCCGCAGGTTTGATCGGCTTGATGGTGGCGGCAATGTTTTCGGCAACGGCGAGTTCGCTTTCCAGTATTATGAACATGTTTGCGGGCGTTCTGACCGACGATGTTTATTGTAAGCGGATCCGCCCCAATGCCACTGAGGCACAGTCAGTGAAAGCAGGGCGAGTATTTACTCTGCTGATTGGCGTCTACATGCTCGCCGGCGCCTTGATTCTTCCTCGCCTGGGTAATTATCGCGATATCATTATCCTGATTGGTAGTTTGATTGGTTCCTCGGTTCTGTTGCCAACATTGTGGGCCTTGTTTTCCAAGCGAGTGGGGCAGGGGGTTGTCTGGTGGACCTTATTCGGTGGCATTGGCGTGAGTCTGATTTACAAGTTTGGCTTTCAGGAAGGTGGTTGGTTCGAAGGGATACCGGCATTCGCTGGCATCATGAGTTTTGTTTCCGCCCACCATCGCGAGTGCGATCTATTGGTTGGGGTTCTGGCTCCGTTGATTATTCTTTGCATCGCAGAGTTTAGCGCAAAAGTGGAGAGCATGGAGTGGAAGCGCTTTCAAAAGGCAACTGCACGTTTACATACCGATGATTTGCCTGTTGCAATAACTTCATCCCGCTTGCCTTTACAGGTTCTGACCTGGAGCTTTGGTTTGCTCGCTGTAACCATGCTCGGATTGATTCCATTCAGCCAACAGGATTGGGCGGCATTGACGGCGATGGGATTGGTCTTATCGGCTTTGAGCGCAGGCTTTGCGTTTATCCTTGGAAAGAGTGGGGGGACTGAGTCCATTCAATCAGCGGAAGGAGAAGCCTAG
- a CDS encoding glycoside hydrolase family protein yields MPGWFVWCGSMVRDPEGLYHLFLCRWPEETNHDGWINRSEVIRAEASSLEEPFTFKEVVMTRREGDFWDADNVHNVCVQEYDGRYYMYYTGNCGNGDYWSHRNNQRIGVAVADNVRGPWIRPSQPLLKPRPGQWDGLMHANPVTTRMPDGRYLLMFKGVAEGAEIQGSNVRHGVAFSDTPVGPFEIHPDIVFDLEGVRFPYEDPGLWVENDVIYCLLKTMDGRYSPTGDMGILLFRSVDGINWEPAEPHFVIDRKIQMEDGSQLEFERLERPQIFIDHDQKRYLLAAVQPGTVGLAHSNSHIVGPSGLSDNVPVSYHVRLEWTEKL; encoded by the coding sequence ATGCCAGGTTGGTTTGTCTGGTGTGGTTCGATGGTGCGCGATCCCGAGGGCTTGTATCATCTCTTCCTCTGCCGGTGGCCGGAAGAAACAAATCATGATGGATGGATCAATCGTTCTGAAGTAATTCGTGCCGAAGCATCATCACTGGAAGAGCCCTTTACCTTTAAAGAGGTTGTGATGACGCGGCGGGAAGGCGATTTCTGGGACGCCGATAATGTGCATAACGTATGCGTTCAGGAATATGACGGGCGCTATTATATGTATTATACTGGAAATTGTGGTAATGGCGATTACTGGAGTCACCGCAACAACCAGCGAATCGGTGTCGCTGTTGCTGATAATGTAAGAGGGCCGTGGATTCGTCCTAGTCAGCCTTTATTGAAGCCCAGGCCTGGTCAATGGGATGGGCTCATGCATGCAAATCCGGTGACTACCCGTATGCCTGATGGACGTTATCTCCTCATGTTTAAAGGGGTAGCAGAAGGTGCCGAGATTCAAGGTTCGAATGTGCGCCATGGAGTGGCCTTTTCTGATACTCCCGTTGGGCCTTTCGAGATTCACCCGGATATCGTTTTCGACCTGGAAGGGGTTAGATTCCCATATGAAGATCCTGGGTTGTGGGTGGAGAATGACGTTATATATTGTTTGTTGAAAACAATGGACGGACGGTATTCACCAACCGGCGATATGGGCATTCTTTTATTTCGATCGGTGGACGGTATTAACTGGGAGCCTGCTGAGCCTCACTTTGTGATAGACCGAAAAATTCAAATGGAAGATGGTAGCCAGCTTGAATTTGAACGGCTGGAGCGGCCTCAGATTTTTATCGATCACGACCAGAAACGTTATTTGCTGGCCGCTGTTCAACCTGGGACAGTGGGGTTGGCACACAGCAATTCTCATATCGTTGGCCCATCCGGCCTGTCTGATAATGTACCCGTTTCCTATCACGTCCGTCTCGAGTGGACTGAGAAACTATAG
- a CDS encoding PEP-CTERM sorting domain-containing protein (PEP-CTERM proteins occur, often in large numbers, in the proteomes of bacteria that also encode an exosortase, a predicted intramembrane cysteine proteinase. The presence of a PEP-CTERM domain at a protein's C-terminus predicts cleavage within the sorting domain, followed by covalent anchoring to some some component of the (usually Gram-negative) cell surface. Many PEP-CTERM proteins exhibit an unusual sequence composition that includes large numbers of potential glycosylation sites. Expression of one such protein has been shown restore the ability of a bacterium to form floc, a type of biofilm.), producing MNKIFLSTSALVFIASIAQAQVSIITGITSTPAFSSPETDNVVLNTFTTASGTYNYDFSVSSFNGTGQIAWGTDGVQPVSTEAAITDNSPITGTLSTQTSGVYGFGQTLTGTDTLFVIFNATNTSPGFFDYNADVTALDSGGVQVGSVINIPTFTIADAFGTADLNRDGSTPLNARGLFGWAVDISDFGGDASTIASIRLGASQNGVSNVVDIQQVGIGVIPEPSTYAMIAGVLFLGMALIRRRQC from the coding sequence ATGAATAAAATCTTTCTCTCAACGAGTGCGTTAGTATTCATTGCATCGATTGCACAAGCTCAAGTATCCATTATTACCGGGATTACGTCGACTCCTGCCTTTAGTAGTCCCGAGACCGATAATGTGGTTCTTAACACTTTCACAACCGCATCAGGAACTTATAATTACGATTTCAGCGTTTCCAGCTTTAACGGCACGGGACAAATTGCCTGGGGAACCGACGGCGTCCAACCAGTTAGCACTGAGGCGGCGATAACTGACAATTCACCAATCACTGGAACTCTAAGCACACAAACATCCGGTGTATACGGCTTTGGCCAGACTCTCACAGGCACAGATACACTCTTCGTAATTTTTAACGCAACGAATACCTCACCAGGCTTTTTCGATTACAACGCAGATGTTACTGCACTTGACAGTGGGGGCGTTCAAGTGGGAAGCGTGATAAACATTCCTACATTCACAATTGCCGACGCATTTGGAACAGCAGATCTTAATCGCGATGGTAGCACTCCCTTGAATGCACGCGGCCTCTTTGGCTGGGCAGTGGATATTTCGGATTTTGGGGGCGATGCTTCCACCATTGCTTCAATACGGCTTGGAGCGAGTCAAAATGGCGTCTCGAACGTAGTTGATATTCAACAGGTTGGTATTGGTGTTATTCCTGAACCAAGTACCTACGCAATGATCGCTGGTGTGCTTTTCCTCGGCATGGCACTAATCCGCCGTCGCCAGTGCTGA
- a CDS encoding sodium:solute symporter family protein, giving the protein MKLTLLDWSIVGGFLTFLIVMAYMAQRYTRSVSDFLAANRSAGRYLLTLADGMAGLGAIAVIANFEKFYQAGFAASWWGLMMAPLAMIAALSGWVAYRYRETRAMTMAQFFEMRYSRRFRIYAGILAWVSGVLNYGVFPGITALFLIYFCGLPESFEILGVTFSTLPFIMAVMLSIAACFTLFGGMIAVMITDFFQGQFVNIVFLLIMGVLLWKISWSDIITTLEAAPKGKSLLNPFDQGDIKDFNFWFFAIFGFKIFYNRLGWQGSQGYFCAAKSPHEQKMAGVLAEWRSGLTYLMFLIMPICAYVVLHHEGYSSVANEAQAAINQIEDAQTQKQMLTPMVMSQIFPIGLVGLFAAAMIAAAISTDDTQLHSWGSIFIQDVVLPFRNKPFTPKQQLVLLRLSVIGVALFAFFWSWFFPLKDYLFMYMLLTGTIYLGGSGAVIIGGLYWRRATTQGAWVSMTVGLLIGAVGITLQAVWTSVPALVELTPEFPLNGAWLAMIAYICSIISFVSVSLLTCKQPFNLEKMLHRGEYALADSRVEGDHRGNSLFGRLIGFTDEFTRGDRFIYRLKFGWTLFWFVCFIIGTVFGLTVGISNRLWGQWWLFMVVLSGVVGTITIVWFLIGGTRDLFELFGTLKQARREPADDGSVHEFDEHRNDHDVAP; this is encoded by the coding sequence ATGAAACTAACCCTGTTGGACTGGAGCATCGTTGGAGGTTTTCTCACCTTTTTGATCGTCATGGCTTACATGGCGCAACGCTACACGCGCAGCGTATCGGATTTCCTTGCCGCCAATCGTTCGGCGGGGCGTTACCTCCTGACGTTGGCAGATGGGATGGCTGGCCTTGGGGCAATTGCAGTCATCGCGAATTTTGAGAAATTTTATCAGGCTGGTTTCGCGGCGAGTTGGTGGGGGTTGATGATGGCTCCGCTGGCAATGATCGCAGCACTTTCCGGGTGGGTTGCTTATCGTTATCGGGAAACGCGAGCGATGACCATGGCACAGTTTTTCGAAATGCGGTACAGCCGCCGTTTTCGGATCTATGCAGGAATACTAGCCTGGGTGAGTGGCGTTTTAAACTACGGAGTGTTCCCTGGCATTACCGCACTATTTCTTATTTACTTCTGTGGTCTACCGGAATCCTTTGAGATACTCGGTGTCACCTTTAGCACATTACCCTTTATTATGGCGGTCATGCTTAGCATCGCTGCTTGTTTTACTTTGTTTGGCGGTATGATCGCGGTGATGATTACAGATTTTTTCCAGGGGCAATTTGTGAATATTGTATTCCTTTTGATCATGGGGGTATTGCTTTGGAAGATCAGCTGGAGCGACATTATTACGACCTTGGAAGCTGCACCTAAGGGCAAGAGTCTGTTGAATCCATTTGATCAAGGCGATATCAAGGATTTCAATTTTTGGTTTTTCGCCATATTCGGATTTAAGATATTCTACAACCGACTTGGCTGGCAGGGATCGCAGGGATACTTTTGTGCTGCAAAGTCACCACACGAACAGAAGATGGCTGGTGTATTAGCGGAATGGCGAAGTGGTTTAACTTACTTGATGTTTCTGATCATGCCAATTTGTGCTTACGTCGTCTTGCACCATGAAGGATACTCAAGTGTGGCAAATGAAGCGCAAGCGGCAATTAATCAGATTGAGGATGCACAGACGCAAAAGCAGATGCTGACACCAATGGTGATGAGCCAGATATTTCCTATTGGTTTGGTTGGTTTGTTTGCTGCGGCTATGATTGCAGCAGCAATTTCGACTGATGACACTCAATTGCATTCGTGGGGAAGTATATTTATCCAGGATGTCGTCTTACCTTTCAGGAATAAGCCATTTACTCCAAAGCAGCAATTGGTTTTGCTGCGACTATCTGTAATTGGTGTTGCCTTGTTTGCGTTCTTCTGGAGCTGGTTCTTTCCACTTAAGGACTATCTTTTCATGTATATGCTGTTGACCGGAACGATTTATTTAGGTGGGTCCGGGGCCGTTATTATCGGAGGTCTATACTGGCGTCGGGCAACGACGCAAGGAGCATGGGTATCAATGACTGTTGGGCTGCTCATTGGTGCGGTAGGAATAACTTTGCAGGCGGTGTGGACCTCAGTTCCTGCCTTGGTTGAACTGACTCCAGAATTCCCGCTTAATGGGGCCTGGCTTGCGATGATTGCATATATCTGCTCAATTATCAGCTTCGTTAGCGTTTCACTATTAACCTGTAAGCAGCCCTTTAATCTCGAGAAAATGCTGCACCGCGGAGAGTATGCATTGGCTGATTCCAGAGTCGAGGGAGATCACCGTGGCAATAGCCTCTTTGGGCGGCTTATTGGGTTCACTGATGAGTTCACACGTGGGGATCGATTCATTTATCGATTGAAATTCGGTTGGACCTTATTCTGGTTCGTATGCTTCATCATTGGCACTGTGTTCGGTTTGACAGTCGGAATATCGAATCGACTTTGGGGACAGTGGTGGTTGTTCATGGTTGTTCTAAGTGGAGTGGTTGGCACCATTACCATTGTGTGGTTTTTAATTGGAGGAACCAGGGATCTTTTTGAGCTTTTCGGAACACTTAAGCAGGCCAGACGTGAGCCTGCTGATGATGGTTCAGTTCATGAGTTTGATGAACACCGTAATGATCATGATGTCGCTCCTTAA
- a CDS encoding right-handed parallel beta-helix repeat-containing protein — protein MEIVQQKRDPDAVSPIASGCINISDYTRPGDSDSAHGIRQAVLEAKRLGIQRLQFEAGRYYLKSHINHATDGIVHDAGSKNIERQKECHILISHIPSLTLCGTVDQAGQPSTTLVGWNDQENDDFLPSILWCENSPELTVENLAFTREPAFSSAGLVIDQSAENVIVEVLPDCPIWDGMGAYCVNRFNPDGDCLNGESITYGQGAGTNWKSIGNNRLQISNTRMSAMVNCGELLSWHQGAKTDFQIYIGHCDNLRLQNLRTYNSNGFCLLTESCRNITAKSVHFSPDGNRLFTGPRDAWKIFKCGGQINVDDLHVRGVRMDGQNMHSNWLHLHQIINPNEAVFFCKYTYSPISAGSLIEFYDKLTHETRIVDSASLESPVEIGHRGHLYRIRFTSPLPAFAGENALCSVRCWEADQYTCVNSDFINVAGAGHLSRYDHLNLRNNRYRNTMNPGILLGAEMPTHAEGGHATNIHITQCEFDNCGFFPRYGTGGCIGVHSSGFDLPLNHDIEITENTFRNSEVGIHLMTARDVRIWNNRYDNIKERTRIDASTTQSISFEDT, from the coding sequence ATGGAGATAGTACAACAAAAAAGGGACCCTGACGCCGTCTCACCTATTGCATCAGGGTGCATTAACATAAGTGATTACACACGACCTGGAGATTCAGATTCTGCTCATGGTATCCGACAGGCTGTCCTTGAAGCCAAACGTTTAGGAATCCAAAGATTGCAGTTTGAAGCAGGTAGGTATTATCTTAAAAGCCACATAAATCATGCTACTGATGGCATAGTTCACGATGCTGGAAGCAAGAACATCGAACGGCAGAAGGAATGCCATATTCTGATTAGCCACATACCCTCATTAACATTATGTGGAACCGTTGATCAAGCAGGCCAACCTTCGACGACACTAGTAGGATGGAATGACCAAGAAAACGACGATTTCCTTCCATCAATTCTGTGGTGCGAAAACAGCCCGGAGCTAACTGTAGAGAACCTCGCTTTTACTCGTGAACCAGCTTTCTCCTCTGCTGGCCTAGTGATAGACCAATCAGCGGAAAACGTTATCGTCGAAGTGCTGCCTGATTGCCCGATATGGGATGGTATGGGAGCCTACTGTGTAAACCGCTTCAATCCTGATGGAGATTGCTTAAATGGCGAAAGCATAACATATGGCCAAGGCGCAGGAACCAATTGGAAATCGATTGGCAATAATCGTCTGCAAATCAGCAATACAAGAATGAGCGCAATGGTGAACTGTGGCGAACTGCTATCATGGCACCAGGGCGCTAAAACAGACTTTCAAATATACATAGGACATTGCGACAATCTACGATTACAAAACTTGCGCACTTACAATAGCAATGGATTTTGCCTGCTGACTGAAAGCTGCCGAAACATAACTGCAAAATCAGTGCACTTCAGCCCTGACGGAAATCGCCTTTTTACCGGACCACGTGACGCATGGAAAATATTCAAATGCGGTGGCCAGATCAACGTTGATGATCTTCATGTTAGAGGCGTTCGCATGGATGGCCAGAACATGCACAGTAACTGGCTTCATCTCCATCAGATAATCAATCCCAACGAAGCTGTCTTCTTCTGTAAGTATACTTACTCACCAATTTCAGCAGGAAGTCTCATCGAATTCTACGATAAACTCACACATGAGACACGCATCGTAGATTCAGCAAGCCTTGAGTCACCGGTTGAAATCGGACATAGAGGACACCTTTACAGGATTCGTTTCACAAGCCCATTGCCTGCCTTCGCTGGAGAAAATGCACTATGTTCTGTTCGTTGTTGGGAAGCTGATCAATACACATGTGTCAATTCTGACTTTATTAATGTCGCAGGCGCAGGCCATCTATCTCGCTATGATCATCTAAACTTAAGAAACAATCGTTATCGCAACACCATGAATCCTGGGATTCTACTTGGTGCCGAAATGCCTACACATGCCGAAGGAGGCCATGCAACTAACATACATATCACACAGTGTGAATTCGATAACTGTGGATTCTTTCCGCGTTACGGTACAGGTGGTTGCATAGGAGTCCACTCTTCCGGCTTCGACCTGCCATTGAACCATGATATTGAAATCACTGAAAACACGTTCCGCAATTCTGAAGTTGGTATTCATTTAATGACAGCGCGAGACGTTCGGATTTGGAATAATCGCTATGACAACATTAAAGAGCGTACCCGGATCGACGCATCCACTACCCAGTCGATATCCTTTGAAGATACTTAA
- a CDS encoding IclR family transcriptional regulator domain-containing protein, with amino-acid sequence MVALPKQPNKSLIDGIRCLQEVLSRSEPVGVAQVAAELGLETTRVHRILRTLAASGMLRWTEKRKYAPGPAVPVLATQTMHASGFYKAIEPMAALHSDLNMITAMGLLWNRSVSYLYHAHPNQPLTSAISSLDVWPATVSGLGVALLALLPNEAVEELYVDREIPKFDSTKHLLEKLSEVRERGYALHDNTLAISIETNFLAAVGFSSPKVSPKTVSKYLPRLLQCKEEILSKLDSVEA; translated from the coding sequence ATGGTAGCTCTACCCAAACAACCCAATAAAAGTTTAATTGATGGCATTCGCTGTCTACAGGAAGTACTGAGTCGATCAGAGCCTGTTGGTGTTGCCCAGGTAGCGGCGGAACTGGGTCTGGAGACTACACGAGTTCATCGCATACTCAGGACTTTAGCCGCATCGGGTATGTTGCGCTGGACTGAAAAGCGTAAATACGCTCCAGGGCCAGCCGTGCCTGTTTTGGCGACACAAACGATGCATGCATCGGGCTTTTATAAAGCGATCGAACCAATGGCCGCATTACACAGTGACCTTAATATGATCACAGCCATGGGACTACTATGGAATCGGTCCGTATCATACTTGTATCACGCACACCCAAACCAGCCACTTACAAGCGCCATCAGTAGCTTGGATGTCTGGCCTGCAACGGTATCCGGTCTTGGTGTTGCATTATTAGCATTACTCCCAAATGAGGCAGTGGAAGAACTTTATGTAGACCGTGAGATTCCGAAGTTCGATTCCACCAAACATTTACTGGAAAAGCTTTCTGAAGTACGTGAGCGCGGATATGCGTTACACGACAACACACTCGCAATCAGTATCGAGACTAATTTTCTTGCGGCCGTCGGCTTTAGCTCACCGAAAGTTTCTCCTAAAACGGTCTCTAAGTATCTGCCTCGCCTACTCCAGTGCAAAGAAGAAATCTTAAGCAAACTTGATTCTGTAGAAGCATAG
- a CDS encoding PEP-CTERM sorting domain-containing protein (PEP-CTERM proteins occur, often in large numbers, in the proteomes of bacteria that also encode an exosortase, a predicted intramembrane cysteine proteinase. The presence of a PEP-CTERM domain at a protein's C-terminus predicts cleavage within the sorting domain, followed by covalent anchoring to some some component of the (usually Gram-negative) cell surface. Many PEP-CTERM proteins exhibit an unusual sequence composition that includes large numbers of potential glycosylation sites. Expression of one such protein has been shown restore the ability of a bacterium to form floc, a type of biofilm.), with protein sequence MKIPTTLLTILVSTSTGFGFTTVADFNSVPSVPTTLNTAPANTTGTGFAGGSVWNSGSTTLVDVVSDDLSAPAGTNYNRPQSTGSGPRKVELELSTATPFTGTNSRAVGRDLEATVDSGIAWISFLINNPTGANGSLAAVSFNNSSTNISLGNTMLVGGGSDGNLYYSGNGMGGAVTSVSSVITADSDNLILARLDFDSNVIDIWANPDVDALGAADIAGAAIASTVTPGLTRLTVGGNNNAFIDNLLFSNDSDAYFQVTGSTIPEPSTMAFLLGGIVLGLATLRHRRR encoded by the coding sequence ATGAAAATCCCCACAACACTCCTCACCATTCTAGTCTCCACAAGTACTGGATTTGGTTTCACAACGGTCGCAGATTTTAATAGCGTTCCAAGTGTCCCCACTACCCTCAACACTGCTCCAGCGAATACCACTGGGACTGGTTTTGCTGGAGGTAGTGTCTGGAACAGTGGTTCAACTACACTTGTTGATGTCGTGTCTGACGATCTATCAGCACCGGCTGGGACGAATTATAACCGCCCACAAAGCACCGGTTCAGGTCCTCGTAAGGTAGAGCTAGAGCTCTCGACCGCAACACCATTTACAGGAACTAATAGTCGCGCTGTTGGTCGTGATCTTGAAGCTACAGTCGATAGTGGCATTGCATGGATTTCATTTTTGATAAACAATCCTACCGGAGCAAACGGATCGCTTGCTGCGGTTTCTTTTAACAACTCCAGCACAAACATATCTCTTGGCAATACCATGCTCGTCGGTGGTGGTTCTGATGGTAACTTATACTATTCCGGTAACGGCATGGGGGGAGCCGTTACATCCGTAAGCAGCGTGATCACCGCAGACAGCGATAACCTTATACTCGCACGTTTGGATTTCGATTCAAACGTGATCGACATCTGGGCAAACCCCGATGTCGATGCACTAGGAGCAGCAGATATAGCAGGCGCAGCGATCGCCAGCACGGTAACTCCCGGACTGACGCGTCTCACCGTTGGAGGAAACAACAACGCTTTTATTGATAACCTACTTTTCAGCAATGATTCAGATGCATATTTTCAAGTAACAGGATCAACAATTCCTGAACCTTCCACTATGGCATTTCTCCTGGGAGGCATCGTATTAGGGTTAGCCACCTTACGCCATCGCCGTCGCTAA